CGACGTCTCTAGCATGCCGGGGATCAGCATTGCGACGTGCTGACCAGGCGATTTGGGCAACAAATATAATCGCAATATTTCAGAGCCGCGCCGTGTTGGAATCGGCCAACTTCCACACTGCAACTATCGGCGAGCACCCATGCTGGGGACGGGGGTGATGGACCGGTTCTGCGAGGGCGGCGACAACAGGGCAAGCGATGGCGAACTAGCGGTGCTTCGAGAGTCGGTCGGCATGCATCCATGGCAGGGTCAACGGCGCTCGCTATCGATATCTTCCTCATGTGACCGTGCGTGTCGACGTGATTTTTTGAGCAAAGTGAAACGATACGAGGGGAGATGGAGCTGGGGCACATTCGACGGCTGGGGATCGAGGCATTTGATGGCTCATGCACGGCTTTCGGCCGTCGACCGCCGCCCTAAAAGATTACTATTACTTAAGGATAAAAGAGTTATGTAAGTAACTTACTCAGGCTAGTCGATCCACGCAGAGTGCCGCCCAAGAAAATTAATACTTATTTCGTCTGAAATTACTTGTCATACAAATATATGTATCTAGATGTATCTTAGTTCAATACAtttatttctttttgtttctgTAAAAAGTAATCCGTGCAGACGAGTATTACTTCTCTTACTTCATACTTCAGGATAAAAGAGTTGCGACACTAACTTATTCTTCtacaccccgcaaaaaaaaaaaaaaacttactCTTCTGCTCTGTCTTGCGTGTTTTCCCCTCGCCCGGCGCTCTTGGCGCAAACCCTTGGGAGGCAGAGTCCAGCCATGGCGTGCGCGCTGCTGCCTGCAGGTGTGGCCGCGGTCCTACCGTCtcctcgccggagcgccgccgcctcgaaggTAATTCGTCAACCACACTTTCTTCTACCCCCGTTTCATGGAGCAGGCATTCAGTCGAACAAGTTGTGGGCTCCGCCCCTAGATGGTTGACATAAACTGATGTGATGCTTGCGAGACTGCAATAGAGTTGGGCAACAAATATAATCGCAATATTTCAGAGCCTGCTAGTCAAAATTTTGTTTATTGGCTTGTATACATGACTGCCCCAAGATGTTCACCCCTTTCTGTTGTTCAAATCTGAAGGTTGTAATAATAGTCCTGCTGGAACTTGAGCCACTCAAATTTTATCTCAGGAACGCCGGAGTACCGCATTCCTCATTAGTTGCTACATTCTACTCCCGGTTTTCCAAAATATTCTCCTTTTGCCAATTGCGGTGCCTACCTTAGAAACAAGAAGCTGAATGATACTCCCTCTGTAGATCTGTGGAGTACTTGTGTTCAATTTTCATTACTCTGCATAAGAACATGGTAGATCCCAGCACCTAGTTCAACCAGGTGCTTAAATCATTCATACTATGTCTAACCAGTTAAACTCAAtgggttgttgttgctgctgctgctttctCAACCACCTGAATCTGAAATTCTAATACATCTTTACTCACAGGGACAGCGGAGTCAAGTTGCGTGCACGAACCAGCTTCACTGGAAGCAGCCTTTAAGTGGTGAGTGCTGCATCCATTACAACCTGAAAGAATTTGAATGGAAAAAGAGAAGTTATAATTCAGCATCTGATTTCATTTGGCCTGAGATTTTTATACTACTGATGGCAACTGCAGAGCTCCACAGACCCAGGAGCCTTGTTGGCTGCTGCACATGTTCAGGTTCGTCGACAGGAGCAGCTATGTCAAGATCTGTAGATGCTGTAAGTTTTCATGCCGATGTATCTCTGAGAGACCCTGTGGATGCAGTTCTAGGTGCGCAGATAGTTATCTCTGGCTACTGGATTGGTCCCGAGGTGGAAGATGGTTGTGGTCACGTTCATGCCATTctgcaaagaattggctgatgatGTGTCATGGTTAACAAGGTGATTTCCCTAATATTCGAACATaatctagtctctactctctactacCCACAGAATCCATATTGTAATGTTTCTTTTGGGATGGATTAGTATGCGATCTCCTGCGGTCAAATCTGACATTGTGTTTGTTCTCGATGCCCCTGAAGCAACATGGGGAAATTAGACTGAATTTTGTCTACGACTTCTTTTTTCCGGGAGTGAGGTAGCTCTTTGTGATTTTGCTTTTGTAGTAACAGGATGCAGATGGGCTGTACCTAGCCTTTTTTTTCGATTCAGGGTCAGCTAGATCCCTGCCCGATAAGCCAGTAGAAACAGATAGCAGGAAACGTTCAATGTGTACTGGTTCCTAGAGCGGTCGATCGTTCGATCTGGGATCTACCCACATCCAGGGTCAGTTTAATATTGCGGTCCAAATTATATGACTAGAAAATATATTATTTGAAGTTTCTAATAATATAATTTTTGCGATATATAACTTGATCAAATTGTTAATCTAAAGGATACGCCGCAGCCCTAATAAATTGAAAAGAGGTAGTAACACTACTGATCGGACCCATTAAGGCCTTGTACAATCCAAGGTGCTTTgcggaggtgcttagagaaataaatcaagattttcctaagcaccggtgcttatttgttcAAGGTAGATGCTTAATTAGATGTCTCTTCTGTAGAAATAAAACtcagtttatttttctaagcacctagcATTGTTAACAAGACTGTTCGATGAATCAGTATCATTTCAACCATCGATATACTTGCACGCCTCACAAATTCATGCATATCCATCTAGAGATACTCAAGAGATGGATTTGTTAATTAGCCACCCCGTATCTTCGCTGCACTAAGTAATCGGAGTCACCAATGCATGCATATCCATCAAGAGATACTCCAGAGATGGATTCATCTGAGTCTATTTAAGACACGACCTCCAAATGAAGGACACACGCTCAACCGCCTTTCTGGCTTCATCGAACATAGCCCTAGTATAGAGCTCGGAGGAATCAACCATGTCTGTTTTATATGCTTGTAAGCTCTGCCTCCTCCTTGTTCTGCTGAATTCGGCCAGCCACACCGTCGCCGGCACTGTGGCACCACCGACACCGAGCGCGGGATTCAGTCTGCCTATCGTGTCCAACCACAACACTGCTGGCATGCTCGGGCAGCTTGGCGCGAACCTCACGAGCATAGGTCCGCACATAGCCCCCGTGGGGTGGCCCTTGTAcggcgtcctcgtcggcgtcggctcCGGCCAAACCCGGCACTTCTACAAGCTCGGGCTGGACCTCGTCAGCAATCTGACTTGGATGCAGTGCCAGCCCTGCGTGCCTGAGGTTCGGCAGGAGGGCGCCGTCTTCGACTCTGCTTTGTCCCCTCGCTACAAGCACATGAAGCCCACAGACCCcaagtgtacggccccctacaccCCCTCCAGCAGGAACCGGTGCAGCTTCTACACCACCTCCTGGAACGTCGCCGCGCACGGCTACCTCGGCAGCGACACGTTTGCCTTCGCAGGCAGCCCCAGCGCAGGAGGAGGACACAACAGGGACGTCGACAACCTCATCTTGGGCTGCGCACACACGACACACGGGTTCGAGCGCCTGAGCCACAACATTCTCGCCGGGGTCCTGAGCTTGAGCAGGCACCCGACGTCGTTCATGAGCCAGCTCACCGCACGCGGGCTGACGGACTCGCGGTTCTCATATTGCCTCTTTCCCGGACAGAGCCACCCCAACACCAGGCACGGGTTCCTCCGCTTTGGCCGCGACATCCCGAGGCACGACCATGCGCAGAGCACGTCGCTGCTGTTCACTGGATCGGGCTACGGCCAAAGTAGCATGTACTACATCCGCATCGTCGGCATCAGCTTGAACAGGAAAAAGCTTAACGGGGTAAAGACGGCGATGTTTAGGCGGGATCTACAAACCCGTCGCGGGGGGTCCGTCATCGACCCCGGGACTCCCCTGACCAGGCTGGTTCGCGCGGCGTATGACGTCGTGGAGGCCGAGGTCGCGGCGGACATGCACAAGCAGGGGGCGCGCCGCTCGACGGTGCCGGTGCAGGGGTACCACCTCTGCTTTGGCTCGTGGGGCCACGTGCACTTTCCGAGCTTGACCTTCAACCTGTACGAAGAAGCGACGAGGCTTTTTATCAAGCCGGAACTGCTGTTCGTGAGGGTGAACCATGAGCACCTGTGCTTCGCCGTCGTGCCGGACGAGGAGATGACGGTGATTGGCGCGGCGCAGCAGGTGGACACGCGGTTCACATTTGACCTCCCGGGGAATCGTCTCTACTTTGCCCAGGAGCATTGTAGTGCTGACACTCACCCAACTGTCTAGATCCTAGAGAGTACTATATGTATCTGCGCCGAATGCATTCATCATTAGTTGGTGCATAAACCGATGTGGGAACAATTTAAGAATAATGGGTTACATTCCTAATTATAATGctgaatttaatgatgatgattgGTGCATTCTTACCCTCCTAAATTTTGCAGGATATTTAAGTATGAAATATTCGctgttttttctttccttttagTATTCACTATTTACTATGGTTTACTTTTTATACTCCCTCCGATGCAAGTTATCTGGAGGAAAGCCATGTATGCCAAAATGTGAATTTAGATTATTATTACCCTCCTGGAGATATAATAGCAAGTTGGGGAGACTGTTTGATTTCTACTGCTGCTCTACATAGTTTTTGTGCAATATGCCTCTGGTTTCTGCGGCAGCAAGTAATGAACATTACTGTGCGCTAGATCAGTTTCCGTGTATATGAATCGTGGACCGACTACTTGCTTGCTCGTAGACTGGTTTAGTAATAAATTTCACGCTAAATGTCAAAACATCCCTGAACTTGGTACGAGTGCTAGCCGATGATTTTCAGCTGTAGGCTATCCAGTGTCAGGCAATAGTTGTTGTTTGCACTGTTGCACATTTAGTAATTATTTGGTATTAAAAAAAGCAGTGGTGCAATTTTTGTTGAGAAACTGAGCTTTATCTGGTGATTTATGATCAGATTCGTTCTCAGGCCGCTTATAGTGAGCCATGCGGCGCTGGTAATTATAGCCTCCTGTGGGTTGGGGTTAAGAAAGTCTAGACATTTTTTTAGAGGAAAAGGGCTCCTGCCCCGGTTCCATTACTTAAAATGAAACCACAGAATCCAGTCTCATTACAGCCCGCGGGAGCGAGCGCTCCCTCCGGCATAAATCCACCTAAACACACGACTTTAAAACCTCTTACATGCATCATCTAACGAATGTCTACTGACAGAACATAAAAGGCTAATGCCACCAGCAGGAAGGCCTGGTACCCGATATCTATCTCTTCTCAACCTTCAACGAGCAGTCCGATCTCGATTCCATACCAGCCTTCTGCCTTCTTCTTCAGATAGTATTCCATCCACAGTTTCTTCTTCCTCACCCTGGCTCTGGCCAAAGCAGCAGAGGCGGCTACCTGGACAGCTCCCACAGAGATGATATCAGACTCTCCACGCGTTCTCTTGCAGCCTCTTTGCATAGGATCTTCCATTGGTTGCAGAAACCTGCAATTCTCCTCAGGATCACCTGCACTCCCAGCCATGGGGCATTGTTAAAGCACATGTCATTTCTACATCTCCAGATAACCCAGAGAGTAGCTGAGATGAACATATTTTCATCTTACAGGGATTTATGTTTCCTCCACTTGTCAGCCACATAACTAAAACCAGGCTGGGGCATACACCCCACAACCTTATGGATACTTTTCCACACTTCAACAGCAACAACACATTCAAAGAAAAGATGGTTACTAGTCTCACCTTCACAGCAAAACAAGCAACTAAGATCATCTAAATGTTGCCTCTTGCTCAGGTTGCTCCTAACTAGCAACTTATCCCGAGCAAGCAGCCAGAGGAATATATGAATGTTAGGTGGGACATGTAGTTGCCATATCTTTGGAACATGCACAGGGGTAATCCCTTTAAAGTTTACCATAGCATATAATGATCTAACTGAGTATCTCCCATTGTGCTCAAGCTTCCAAATAATAGCATCCTCCTCATCATTCAGAATAATAGACTGTGCAATGCTCAGTAAGTCAAACCAAAGATGAAGTAGCCTATTGTCTACACATCTTCTAAAAGAAATTTTAAGATTAGTACCATCCCAAACATCAGCAATAGTTTCGTTATGCTCATTGGCAATACTATACAGCTCCCAAAACTGAATAGATAAACTACAGGATCCAAACCACTGATCTTCCCAGAATTTAGTCTTCCTCCCATTCCCCACTTTCCATTGGTAGCCCATCTTTGCTGCTTTAGCAGCCCAAAGGACTCCTTTCCAGAAGGGGGAGGAGGCATTGCTCTCAGGACATGAGAGAATATTAGGGCTATTAGTCCTATACTTAGCATCCACAATTTTCTTCCACATTTTTTGGTCTCCTCTCTGATATTTGTCTACCCAAGCAGCAAGTAAACAAAGGTTCATATCAGCAAGGTTGGGGATCCCCATACCACCATACTGCTTTTTCTGAGTCAATAAACCCCAGCTAGCTAGGTGGTACTTATGGTGACCCTCATAGTTATCCCAAAAACAGTGGGCCATCTGAGAGTTGATCAAGTTAATAGCCCATTTAGGGAATTTGACCATACTCATCAGGTAGGTAGGGATGCTAGCTAAACAAGACTGCACTAAAATTAACTTCTTCTCATAGCCTAGTAGTCCCCCTCTCTATCCCGCTGCTTTTTTCAATACTTTGTCAACCACAGGTTGCAAATCTTCTCTCCTCAGTTTGGAgtgatggaggggaaaccccaaatATTTCAAAGGGAAGGATCCCAGGCCACAAGATAAAGCTTGGGCCACACACTGGATCTCTTCCTCATTAATATTAATGGGAACCAGATCACACTTATGGAAGTTGATCCTTAAACCAGACATTTGCTCAAAGCAAGCAAGTAAccattttagattttttgcagacTCCAAGTTATTCTCTAGGAACAAGAGAGTATCATCTGGATATTGCAAGCTGATGATCCCTTGAGGGAAGATGTTACACATCATCCCTGTCAGCAATTTATTCTTAGCAGCTTTATTAAGCATTCTACTGAATACATCTGCCACTAAGTTAAAAAGCATTGGCGATGCAGGATCCCCTTGCCTGACTCCTTTAAAAGTTTCAAAAAACACACTATTACAGTCATTTATTCTAACCCCAACTGAATTCCTGTGCAACAGAGATTCAACCTTCTTCATCCACTTGGGACTGAATCCTCTCTGATACATAATTTTTAGGAGGAATTCTTTACTGACTCTATCATAAGCTTTTTCATAATCAAGCTTAAAGACAAAACCCTCCCTACTGTTGGTCACAGCATCATGAATTATCTCATGAGCTGTCACCACACTTTCTACTATGTATCTCCCTTTAATAAAAGCTGTTTGATTTTGAGAAATAATCTCATCCCCAATATCTCCTAACGAATTAGCCAGACATTTAGCAAAAATCTTAAAACTGCAATTAGTCAAAGCAATAGGCCTAAATTTCTGAATAGTATCAGCATCAGGCTCTTTAGGAATTAAAGTTAACAGAGAAAAGTTTAATCTATATAAATCCAAGGAATCATGGTTCCAGGCATCTACCATCAGCATTAGGTCACTTTTAATAGTGTCCCAAAATTGTTGGTAGAAGAGGAATGGGAAGCCATCAGGCCCAGGTGCTCCTTTTGCATAAGACCCAAAGACAGCTGCCCTGACATCTTCCTCAGTAATATTAGCTTCTAATTTTCTATTATATTCATTAGAAACCTTTTCAGAAGGTTCCCAAAAGTTCTCATCTAGAGCAATATCCAGGGTTTCCTCCTTACCAAACAGTTGCTTGTAGTATTCTACAGCAATGTTGATAATGCCCTTAGTATCCTCTACAGGTCCATCTGGGCCTTTTAGCACACTGATCTGCTTCTTTCTCCTTCTTTGATTAGCCAaagcatggaagtaagcagtattccTCCCCCCTTCCAGTATGTTTCTCTCTCTGGATCTTTGCCTAGATTTAATCTCCCCTAACTTCCAAATATTTTGAAGGTCTAAGGCAATCTTATCCATCTTAGCTTGAGATGGTGGGGAGAGCATTTTTGTTTCTGACTCAATGTCCAAAAGGTTATATTCAGCAACTAGCTGTTGCTTATTTCTATTCTTGGAGGCCTCATAGTTGGCACTCCAACCTTTACACACTCTTCTAAGCAATCTAATCTTAAATTGCCATTTGTCCATAGGATCTAAAATAGAACAGGGTTTATTCCAAGTGTTTTTAACCATCTCAACAAACCCCTCTACCTGGAGCCACCATTTTTCAAACCTAAATTGTTTATCTTTTGGTGGTTTGATTGCTCCAGTGTCAAAAACTAGGGGGGTGTGATCACTACCCACCCTAGGCAGGGCTTTTAGCTGGACAACTGGGaataaattttcccaacaagtggAAATAAACACCTTATCAATATTAGCCATCACCAGATTATCCTGGTTATTGGCCCAGGTGAACTTCCTAGTATAATTTTTTAATTCAATCAGGGCATACTTATTAACCCAGTCATTGAATAGAGTCACCCAGTGTAAATTAACAACCCCAGTACTTTTTTCATCACTCTTCCTCACCAAGTTGAATTCACCACCAATAATAGTAGGACCCAACCAGGCCTCCATAGTATTATGGAGTTCATTAATAAAGTCTAATTTAAGATTATCATAAGCAGCCCCATATACTGTAATAAATCTCCATatattgccatccttcttatttttAATTAGGCAGGCAACAGAATATTGAAGGGTATCCACAGAAAGAATCTCAAAATCATCCTGTCTGATACCCACCAAAATGCCACCTGCTGTGCCAATAGCTGGCATCCAGTTCCAGGTGAACTCCTCATTTGGGTCTAAAGATTTAAGTTGA
This region of Triticum aestivum cultivar Chinese Spring chromosome 2D, IWGSC CS RefSeq v2.1, whole genome shotgun sequence genomic DNA includes:
- the LOC123051647 gene encoding uncharacterized protein isoform X1 — translated: MACALLPAGVAAVLPSPRRSAAASKGQRSQVACTNQLHWKQPLSELHRPRSLVGCCTCSGSSTGAAMSRSVDAVSFHADVSLRDPVDAVLGAQIVISGYWIGPEVEDGCGHVHAILQRIG
- the LOC123051647 gene encoding uncharacterized protein isoform X2, producing the protein MACALLPAGVAAVLPSPRRSAAASKGQRSQVACTNQLHWKQPLSELHRPRSLVGCCTCSVLGAQIVISGYWIGPEVEDGCGHVHAILQRIG
- the LOC123051645 gene encoding protein ASPARTIC PROTEASE IN GUARD CELL 1-like is translated as MSVLYACKLCLLLVLLNSASHTVAGTVAPPTPSAGFSLPIVSNHNTAGMLGQLGANLTSIGPHIAPVGWPLYGVLVGVGSGQTRHFYKLGLDLVSNLTWMQCQPCVPEVRQEGAVFDSALSPRYKHMKPTDPKCTAPYTPSSRNRCSFYTTSWNVAAHGYLGSDTFAFAGSPSAGGGHNRDVDNLILGCAHTTHGFERLSHNILAGVLSLSRHPTSFMSQLTARGLTDSRFSYCLFPGQSHPNTRHGFLRFGRDIPRHDHAQSTSLLFTGSGYGQSSMYYIRIVGISLNRKKLNGVKTAMFRRDLQTRRGGSVIDPGTPLTRLVRAAYDVVEAEVAADMHKQGARRSTVPVQGYHLCFGSWGHVHFPSLTFNLYEEATRLFIKPELLFVRVNHEHLCFAVVPDEEMTVIGAAQQVDTRFTFDLPGNRLYFAQEHCSADTHPTV